TTCTCAGGTGGGACAGAAATTACGGCTTTTCATGCAAATACTGTTGAAGCACTACAAAAAGCCGGTTTCATTTTTAAGTTAATCCATTTTTCACATCGAAACCCGGTATATGATATTCGATTTGAGGGAGCAGAGAAGGGTATTTCAGGGTTCTCAAAAATGTATCATGACAAAATCAATAAAAAACCGTTTATAGCCATCACTACCTGTAATAGTGCTGATGCGGAGTGTTCTTTTATTCCGGAAGCAATACAGAGGTTTCATTTACCGTATACAGATCCAAAATTTTCTGACAATACCGAAAAACAGGGTAAAACATATTTAAAAACAAGCAGACAGGTGGCAGCCGAGATGTTTTATTTCTTTTCTGCGATTAAAATAGCTGTGTAAAATTTGGTAAGGAGAATTTATTGAAAATAGCTGTTTCAAAGATAAAACCGACAGGCTAAACTTCTATATTTTTATCGTAGGGAATGCTTTTTAAGATATGGTTGATTGCATTAATCCTGGCCGTTGTTTTCCTATTGGCTCGTATGACTTTCCACGGAGTAATTTGGGTATTTGTTTTTGTAAACATGGCTCTTTTATAGGTTGTATAGTCATCCCATAATTCCTGGGCGCGCCTATCCACATCTGTCATTTTCCACTGTTTTAGAGGGTCTTTTTTAATTTCATCGAATCTTTTAAATTGTTCTTTTTTTGAAATAGACATATAGATTTTTACCAAGTAAATCTCTGATTCCAAAATCATTCTTTCAAAATCATTTACCTGATTCATAAAAATATGATATTGTTCCTGGGTACAAAAATGATTCACAGGTTCTACAACAGCTCTGTTATACCAACTTCTATTGAAAAAAACCATTTCTCCAGCTTTTGGCAATTGATTTATATAGCGTTGAAAATA
This window of the Flavobacteriaceae bacterium genome carries:
- the ppk2 gene encoding polyphosphate kinase 2, whose product is MNLELKTSEINKLNAMKGLVALLSREQLNYERAIRYINYEKKLKKLQLEIIKVQNWAIRENKKIVIVFEGRDAAGKGGAIRRITERINPRHIRIVALPKPTEDEQSQWYFQRYINQLPKAGEMVFFNRSWYNRAVVEPVNHFCTQEQYHIFMNQVNDFERMILESEIYLVKIYMSISKKEQFKRFDEIKKDPLKQWKMTDVDRRAQELWDDYTTYKRAMFTKTNTQITPWKVIRANRKTTARINAINHILKSIPYDKNIEV